Proteins encoded together in one Argiope bruennichi chromosome 1, qqArgBrue1.1, whole genome shotgun sequence window:
- the LOC129965024 gene encoding cleavage stimulation factor subunit 2-like, whose amino-acid sequence MNSVNDSVQDRSLRSILIGNVPSDVSEDIVKELLTEYGVILNFRWFRDIPPGYAFCEYGEPEMAIQAVQNLNDFEFKGRVLKADIAASEKSKEQLARLQEFSNGVHSDILQAADSSEKAPEEISKAVASLPAEQMFELMKQMKMCIENNPQEARNLLLQNPQLAYALLQAQVIMRIVDPEVAVKILNRPTIPLASVEPEVESMETVEQTLPPVNNPIEISTAGDQDLRQLPPLDSDMRTLSLGATDKDMRQMTGDTDWRTLGAPLGLPDPRFRTVNPRVSQSCDPRGIQGPDPRHVQGPLDPRSVMMQGPDPRLIQNSDPRMLQGTDPRSVHSDPRSVPAGDPRVMQGGDSRVMSVDPRVPVADPRSVDPRVASNLRGMPSADPRAMRGADSRTAPVSDSRIITGPGFGPRPGINDPRNVPVASRVEDPRKFPTSGVPVSAQMSANTRTPTVSSAPTGLIPTPRLPVPPAAATTSKVPEDQEKAALIMQVLQLSDEQIAMLPPEQRQSIIVLKEQLARSQLAL is encoded by the exons ATGAATTCTGTAAACGATTCTGTTCAAGATCGGTCTCTGCGATCTATACTAA ttggAAATGTACCGTCTGATGTCAGTGAAGATATAGTAAAGGAGTTATTAACTGAATATGGCGTCATTTTGAACTTTAG ATGGTTTCGAGATATACCTCCTGGATATGCGTTTTGTGAATATGGAGAACCTGAAATGGCTATACAGGCAGTTCagaatttgaatgattttgaattCAAAGGGAGAGTTTTGAAGGCTGATATTGCTGCAAGTGAGAAGAGTAAAGAGCAATTAGCCC gTTTGCAAGAATTTAGCAATGGAGTTCATAGTgat ATTTTGCAAGCTGCTGATTCTTCTGAAAAAGCACCTGAAGAAATTTCTAAAGCAGTTGCCAGTCTTCCAGCTGAACAGATGTTTGAACTAATGAAGCAAATGAAA ATGTGCATTGAAAATAATCCCCAAGAAGCTCGAAATTTACTACTTCAAAACCCACAACTTGCTTATGCGCTGTTACAAGCTCAAGTAATCATGCGTATTGTTGATCCAGAAGTTGCTGTg AAAATTCTCAATCGTCCTACTATTCCATTAGCAAGTGTAGAACCAGAAGTTGAAAGCATGGAGACTGTCGAACAG ACTTTACCACCAGTTAATAATCCCATAGAAATATCCACTG CTGGTGACCAAGATTTACGACAGCTTCCTCCATTGGACAGTGACATGAGAACTTTAAGTCTAGGTGCTACTGATAAAGATATGAGGCAAATGACTGGTGATACTGATTGGAGAACTTTAGGTGCTCCCTTAGGCTTACCAGACCCGAGGTTTCGCACAGTTAATCCCAGAGTTTCTCAATCCTGTGATCCTAGAGGAATTCAAGGACCTGATCCAAGACACGTACAAGGTCCTCTTGACCCTAGGAGTGTAATGATGCAAGGACCTGATCCAAGATTAATACAAAACTCAGACCCTAGAATGCTGCAGGGTACTGATCCACGGTCAGTACATAGTGATCCTAGATCAGTACCTGCAGGTGATCCAAGAGTGATGCAAGGAGGTGATTCTAGGGTGATGTCAGTAGATCCTAGAGTACCAGTTGCAGATCCACGAAGTGTTGATCCTAGAGTAGCATCCAATCTAAGAGGAATGCCTAGTGCTGATCCAAGAGCAATGCGTGGAGCAGATTCCAGGACTGCACCTGTCTCAGATTCTAGAATTATTACAGGTCCTGGATTTGGACCCAGACCTGGTATAAATGATCCTAGAAATGTTCCCGTTGCATCTCGTGTTGAGGATCCCAGAAAATTTCCCACTTCAGGTGTTCCAGTATCTGCCCAGATGTCTGCA AATACTAGGACACCTACTGTCAGCTCAGCACCTACTGGACTTATTCCAACCCCTCGGTTACCTGTTCCACCTGCAGCTGCAACTACTTCTAAAGTTCCAGAAGATCaagaaaaa gCTGCATTAATTATGCAAGTATTACAATTGTCTGATGAACAAATTGCTATGTTGCCTCCAGAACAAAGACAAAGTATCATTGTACTCAAAGAACAGCTTGCTCGAAGTCAGCTAGCATTGTAA